A stretch of Anoplolepis gracilipes chromosome 12, ASM4749672v1, whole genome shotgun sequence DNA encodes these proteins:
- the LOC140671961 gene encoding protein DPCD — MMPESWLKSIQNAKITVLIEDGKRKVHFLFENGKEMVEEYSMETDVVLRRIWKKKNNFGTDIGWVVEIGDPEPKENNIEKDGIQESSNTPFVTQRITKKSLEWRIRNLPYPSNVYSITAEQDNTITVRTSNKKYFKKLRVLDLERIGLKPEQKRISFKHQYNTLIITYKKPSELLDVEKKILSKILQIESTTKSAQCPVT, encoded by the exons ATGATGCCTGAATCGTGGTTAAAAAGTATTCAAAATGCCAAAATAACTGTTCTTATTGAGGATG gtaaaagaaaagttcattttttatttgaaaatggaAAAGAAATGGTAGAAGAATACAGCATGGAAACAGATGTAGTATTACGAAGAatatggaaaaagaaaaataattttggtaCAGATATTGGTTGGGTTGTAGAAATTGGAGATCCTGAacctaaagaaaataatatcgaaaaagaTGGAATACAAGAAAGTTCAAATACT CCATTTGTTACAcaaagaattacaaaaaaatctctGGAATGGCGGATCAGAAATTTACCATATCCTAGTAATGTATATTCCATTACTGCGGAACAAGATAATACTATAACTGTACGTAcaagtaacaaaaaatacttCAAAAAGTTAAGAGTTCTAGATCTCGAGCGAATTGGGCTAAAACCAGAACAGAAAAGGATATCGTTTAAACATCagtataatactttaattataacg tataaaaagCCCTCCGAGCTTCTCGatgtggaaaagaaaatactatccaagattttacaaattgaATCTACGACAAAATCTGCACAATGTCCAGTCACTTAA